In Cicer arietinum cultivar CDC Frontier isolate Library 1 chromosome 7, Cicar.CDCFrontier_v2.0, whole genome shotgun sequence, a single window of DNA contains:
- the LOC101494521 gene encoding arogenate dehydrogenase 1, chloroplastic-like, protein MLAVSISNPPPLKTTSRSTITYLNPTFQFSFLIPPDFNRSTKPLAIRAIDTAPLFDYESKVALQFYNSQKLKIAIIGFGKFGQFLAATFVRQGHTVLAHSRSDYSSAARNIGVTFLPNADDLCEEHPEVILICTSIISTQHVLLSLPFQRLKRSTLFVDVLSVKEFPKNLLLEILPTDFDIICSHPMFGPESGSRSWSGLPFVYEKVRIGNEEHRLSRCEKFLDVFGREGCRMVEMSCSDHDKYAAGSQFITHTVGRVLDMLMLESTPINTKGYESLLNLVQNTCRDSFDLYYGLFMFNKNSLEMLERLDLAFEDLRKQLIARLHDAVTKQSFESAVKVQTLQDNYNYEVTNHTQNGSAIVLSSRNQRSDDAIVHNYKSNDSGQPDDSTKLKIAIIGFGNFGQFLAKTIVRHGHKVLAYSRSDYSHVAQELGISYFDDADDLFEQHPEVILLCTSILSTENVLKSLPVQRLKRSTLFVDVLSVKEFPRNLFLQHLPPYFDVLCTHPMFGPESGKNGWKGLPFSFDKVRIGRDGSRMSRCDRFLDIFSEEGCRMVEMSCAEHDWHAAGSQFITHTTGRFLEKLKLEATPIDTKGYETLLSLVENTAGDSFDLYYGLFFYNINAMEQLQRFDLALESLKKQLFDLLHGIYSKQVFQNEENARDFRERSMLPEIKI, encoded by the exons ATGCTCGCCGTTTCAATCTCGAATCCACCACCGTTGAAAACGACGTCGCGTTCAACTATCACATATTTGAACCCTACATTTCAATTTTCCTTCTTAATTCCCCCCGATTTCAACCGCTCCACCAAACCCCTCGCGATTCGCGCCATTGACACAGCACCGTTATTCGACTACGAATCAAAAGTAGCACTCCAATTCTACAACTCTCAGAAACTCAAAATCGCCATTATCGGTTTTGGTAAATTTGGTCAATTTCTCGCCGCCACCTTCGTCCGTCAAGGTCACACCGTCTTAGCTCATTCCCGCTCCGATTACTCCTCCGCCGCTCGAAATATCGGTGTCACTTTTTTACCCAACGCCGACGATCTCTGCGAAGAGCACCCTGAAGTCATTCTCATTTGCACTTCCATAATCTCAACTCAACATGTTCTCCTCTCTCTTCCCTTTCAGCGACTCAAGCGCAGTACATTGTTCGTCGATGTTCTTTCCGTCAAAGAGTTTCCCAAAAACCTTCTTCTCGAAATTTTACCGACCGATTTCGATATCATATGTTCTCATCCTATGTTTGGACCTGAAAGTGGAAGCCGTAGTTGGAGTGGTCTTCCATTTGTTTACGAAAAAGTTCGAATTGGGAACGAAGAACATAGACTTTCGAGGTGTGAGAAGTTTCTTGATGTGTTTGGAAGAGAAGGGTGTAGAATGGTGGAGATGAGTTGTTCTGATCATGATAAGTATGCAGCAGGGTCACAGTTCATAACACATACTGTTGGTAGGGTTTTAGATATGTTGATGTTGGAGTCTACTCCTATTAATACTAAAGGGTATGAATCTTTGTTGAATTTGGTTCAAAATACCTGTAGGGATAGTTTTGATCTTTATTATGGTCTGtttatgtttaataaaaattcttTGGAGATGTTGGAGAGGTTGGATTTGGCTTTTGAGGATTTGAGGAAACAGCTCATTGCTCGTTTGCACGATGCTGTGACGAAACAGTCGTTTGAGAGTGCTGTAAAGGTGCAAACTTTACAAGATAATTACAACTATGAAGTAACCAACCATACCCAAAATGGATCTGCAATTGTACTATCCTCCAGAAATCAGAG ATCTGACGACGCAATAGTACATAATTACAAGTCTAATGATTCTGGCCAACCCGATGACAGCACAAAGCTCAAGATTGCGATAATTGGTTTTGGCAACTTCGGTCAATTCCTTGCAAAAACTATTGTGCGTCATGGACATAAAGTATTAGCATACTCTAGATCAGACTATTCTCATGTGGCTCAGGAATTGGGAATTTCCTATTTTGATGATGCAGACGATCTTTTTGAACAACATCCAGAAGTGATTTTACTTTGCACTTCAATCCTTTCCACAGAGAATGTTCTTAAATCATTACCTGTGCAGAGGTTGAAGAGAAGTACTTTATTTGTTGATGTACTCTCTGTCAAAGAATTTCCCAGAAACTTGTTTCTTCAACATTTGCCACCTTATTTCGATGTTCTCTGTACTCACCCTATGTTTGGGCCAGAGAGTGGAAAAAATGGGTGGAAGGGTCTTCCTTTTTCATTTGATAAAGTAAGAATAGGAAGAGATGGGTCCAGAATGTCACGGTGTGATCGGTTTCTTGACATTTTTTCTGAAGAAGGTTGCCGAATGGTTGAAATGTCATGTGCCGAACATGATTGGCATGCCGCCGGATCACAGTTTATCACACATACCACAGGaagatttttagaaaaattgaagTTGGAGGCAACACCAATAGACACAAAGGGTTATGAGACTTTATTGAGTTTGGTGGAGAATACGGCGGGGGATAGCTTTGATCTCTATTATGGTTTGttcttttataatataaatgcAATGGAGCAACTTCAAAGATTTGATCTGGCTTTGGAGTCATTGAAGAAGCAGCTTTTTGACCTTTTGCATGGTATCTACAGCAAACAAGTAtttcaaaatgaagaaaatgCCCGTGATTTTCGCGAGAGGTCTATGTTGCCTGagatcaaaatataa